A DNA window from Brassica napus cultivar Da-Ae chromosome A4, Da-Ae, whole genome shotgun sequence contains the following coding sequences:
- the LOC106391593 gene encoding ribosome biogenesis protein NOP53-like isoform X2 — MGKGSKSSRKGKKAWRANISTEDIEDFFEKTTKDALSGGNLSAAPSEDLFRVEKSHDVPVKRKIEKSREKVLRCDSVLKKNPFVQVVSSSKPKSKISKKKKTNAVESKTPKQAQSSVDDDSVMMDLWGDDNKGEDEGNPRKIWKMTSTIPAVEVDPAGCSYNPTAESHEDMLAEAVAQEMQKVYKTELGPEPVPLTIDGNNNIEDEAGLLSVCNRIINGKSAYFLGVDNGSEGEEDAEAANEESEAGNKTARTTKRVTRVVLNKRARQKALRKEETKEKHKEKLSKEIDSLPKIIKEIAEEDKEKLNKKIRQTIAKEEVLKIRPPRLGKHKYEAPPVQVLLTEEMTGSLRKLKACCTLARDRFKSLEKRGILVPSKTIRR; from the exons ATGGGGAAGGGTTCTAAGAGTTCAAGAAAGGGTAAAAAAGCATGGAGAGCTAACATAAGCACCGAGGACATCGAAGACTTCTTCGAGAAAACCACCAAAGACGCTCTCTCCGGTGGCAATCTCTCCGCCGCTCCCAGCGAGGATCTCTTCCGCGTCGAGAAGTCTCACG ACGTTCCGGTGAAGCGTAAGATAGAGAAGAGCAGAGAGAAAGTGCTTCGGTGTGACAGCGTTTTGAAGAAGAACCCATTTGTCCAGGTGGTGTCATCTTCCAAGCCCAAGTCGAAGatcagtaagaagaagaagacaaacgCTGTAGAAAGTAAAACACCTAAACAAGCACAAAGC AGTGTTGATGATGATTCTGTAATGATGGACTTGTGGGGCGATGATAATAAAG GAGAAGATGAGGGCAACCCTAGAAAG ATTTGGAAAATGACTTCGACTATTCCAGCAGTAGAAGTTGATCCTGCAGGATGCTCATACAACCCTACAGCTGAAAGTCACGAG GATATGTTGGCTGAAGCCGTTGCTCAAGAAATGCAGAAAGTTTACAAAACTGAGCTAGGACCTGAGCCTGTTCCTTTGACTATCGATGGAAACAACAACATCGAAGACGAGGCAGGTCTTTTGAGTGTGTGCAATAGAATAATCAATGGAAAGAGTGCCTACTTTCTTGGTGTGGACAATGGTAGCGAAGGTGAAGAGGACGCAGAGGCTGCTAATGAAGAGTCTGAAGCTGGGAACAa AACCGCAAGAACAACAAAGAGAGTGACACGTGTGGTGTTGAACAAGAGAGCTAGACAAAAGGCACTGCGAAAGGAGGAGACAAAGGAAAAACATAAAGAGAAGTTATCAAAAGAGATTGACAG ctTGCCGAAAATCATAAAAGAAATAGCCGAAGAAGATAAGGAGAAGCTGAATAAAAAGATTAGGCAGACTATTGCTAAGGAGGAAGTGTTGAAGATACGTCCTCCTCGTTTGGGAAAGCATAAGTATGAGGCTCCTCCTGTTCAGGTTCTCTTAACAGAAGAGATGACCGGTTCACTTCGTAAGCTGAAG GCGTGTTGCACACTTGCAAGAGATCGATTCAAGAGCCTTGAGAAGAGAGGAATACTTGTTCCATCAAAGACCATTAGAAGGTAA
- the LOC106391593 gene encoding ribosome biogenesis protein NOP53-like isoform X1, whose translation MGKGSKSSRKGKKAWRANISTEDIEDFFEKTTKDALSGGNLSAAPSEDLFRVEKSHDVPVKRKIEKSREKVLRCDSVLKKNPFVQVVSSSKPKSKISKKKKTNAVESKTPKQAQSSVDDDSVMMDLWGDDNKGEDEGNPRKIWKMTSTIPAVEVDPAGCSYNPTAESHEDMLAEAVAQEMQKVYKTELGPEPVPLTIDGNNNIEDEAGLLSVCNRIINGKSAYFLGVDNGSEGEEDAEAANEESEAGNKTARTTKRVTRVVLNKRARQKALRKEETKEKHKEKLSKEIDSLPKIIKEIAEEDKEKLNKKIRQTIAKEEVLKIRPPRLGKHKYEAPPVQVLLTEEMTGSLRKLKACCTLARDRFKSLEKRGILVPSKTIRRN comes from the exons ATGGGGAAGGGTTCTAAGAGTTCAAGAAAGGGTAAAAAAGCATGGAGAGCTAACATAAGCACCGAGGACATCGAAGACTTCTTCGAGAAAACCACCAAAGACGCTCTCTCCGGTGGCAATCTCTCCGCCGCTCCCAGCGAGGATCTCTTCCGCGTCGAGAAGTCTCACG ACGTTCCGGTGAAGCGTAAGATAGAGAAGAGCAGAGAGAAAGTGCTTCGGTGTGACAGCGTTTTGAAGAAGAACCCATTTGTCCAGGTGGTGTCATCTTCCAAGCCCAAGTCGAAGatcagtaagaagaagaagacaaacgCTGTAGAAAGTAAAACACCTAAACAAGCACAAAGC AGTGTTGATGATGATTCTGTAATGATGGACTTGTGGGGCGATGATAATAAAG GAGAAGATGAGGGCAACCCTAGAAAG ATTTGGAAAATGACTTCGACTATTCCAGCAGTAGAAGTTGATCCTGCAGGATGCTCATACAACCCTACAGCTGAAAGTCACGAG GATATGTTGGCTGAAGCCGTTGCTCAAGAAATGCAGAAAGTTTACAAAACTGAGCTAGGACCTGAGCCTGTTCCTTTGACTATCGATGGAAACAACAACATCGAAGACGAGGCAGGTCTTTTGAGTGTGTGCAATAGAATAATCAATGGAAAGAGTGCCTACTTTCTTGGTGTGGACAATGGTAGCGAAGGTGAAGAGGACGCAGAGGCTGCTAATGAAGAGTCTGAAGCTGGGAACAa AACCGCAAGAACAACAAAGAGAGTGACACGTGTGGTGTTGAACAAGAGAGCTAGACAAAAGGCACTGCGAAAGGAGGAGACAAAGGAAAAACATAAAGAGAAGTTATCAAAAGAGATTGACAG ctTGCCGAAAATCATAAAAGAAATAGCCGAAGAAGATAAGGAGAAGCTGAATAAAAAGATTAGGCAGACTATTGCTAAGGAGGAAGTGTTGAAGATACGTCCTCCTCGTTTGGGAAAGCATAAGTATGAGGCTCCTCCTGTTCAGGTTCTCTTAACAGAAGAGATGACCGGTTCACTTCGTAAGCTGAAG GCGTGTTGCACACTTGCAAGAGATCGATTCAAGAGCCTTGAGAAGAGAGGAATACTTGTTCCATCAAAGACCATTAGAAG GAACTAG